A window of Pseudomonas alcaliphila JAB1 genomic DNA:
GACTTTCAGGTCGTCGGCGCTGTCCTCGGGCTTCTGGATTTCCAGAGCGAAGAAGTTCTGCTCACCCCAGCCCGGCTCGTCGCGCAGTTCCACGGCGAAGCGCCCGTCGGTATCGACGGTGTTGGGTTTCTCCAGCTTGAGCTGTTCGCGACGGCCGTTGAGGTACCAGATGGTGGCGTCGACGCGCTTGACCGATGGGTCGCTGAAACGCAGGTCGAGCTGGTGGCGATTGCCGCGTAGGGTCAGCAGCTTGTTCTGGCCATTGACCAGTACCTCGTTGCTGCCCGGATGCAGGCGCTTCTCGCTGGCGAGCAGCTCGGTCTGGCCGCTGCAGCCGTTGTTCAGGCTGGCCATCAACTGGCGGTGGATCTTGTCCGAGGCCAGGTCGTAGAGCGGCGAGAATTCCCAGATCAGCACCTTCGGCGGGTCGTTCTGGAAGGCATCGCTGGCCAGGTACTCGAGCATCGCGCCCTCCAGGCCGCCACCAGGGAAGGCCGCGTTGAGCACGTCGGTGCCCAGGTATTCTTCGAGGAAGCCGCCGAAGTTGTAGTTCTTGCCGCTGTGGCTGGTGCCGACCAGGGTGATCTTCGGGCTGCTGTCGTCGCCGAACAGCGCGTCGCCATCGCTGGCGTCCTTGGGCTCGGTGACGAACTGGTCGACGTATTGCACCGCATAGCCGGTGCCGCACAGCTGGCTGGCGACGTTCTGCATGGTGCCGGTCTTGCCCATCAGACCGACGCGCTCGGTGACGAACTCCTTGCGCGGAATATCTTCGAAGCCGGGGATGCGCTTGACCGTCTCGGCCACCAGGCGTGCGGTGCGTTCGGCACCGTAGGGCGTCCAGTGCTGGTCGCGGCGGAAGTAGAACTCCTTGTCGCTGTCCTCGTCGGTCAGCGGCGTCAGGTCCGGCACCCAGATACCCAGCTGTTCGAAGCGGGTCAGCGCCTGGCGGTAGTTGCGCAGCGCCTTGTCGTAGTCGAAGCGCTGGTAGTCGGCCGGGCGCAGCTTGCTGCGATTGACCAGGCCGCGGGTCGGTTGATAGACCACCACCAGTTCCACGCCGCGCTGCTTGAGGCCGTCGCGCAGTTCCTTGAGGCGCTGGTAGCCGACCTCGCTGGTGCCGAATTCGGTGCGCAGGTCTTCGACACTGCGGAACAGCCAGCCCTCGTCGGCATCCATCAGGGTGACGAAGTTCTTCATG
This region includes:
- a CDS encoding alginate O-acetyltransferase, yielding MTAHTLKTLALAVTCATFGSALQAEERQAPQYQVEDCCSLCPAAHDASRYTTNYMKNFVTLMDADEGWLFRSVEDLRTEFGTSEVGYQRLKELRDGLKQRGVELVVVYQPTRGLVNRSKLRPADYQRFDYDKALRNYRQALTRFEQLGIWVPDLTPLTDEDSDKEFYFRRDQHWTPYGAERTARLVAETVKRIPGFEDIPRKEFVTERVGLMGKTGTMQNVASQLCGTGYAVQYVDQFVTEPKDASDGDALFGDDSSPKITLVGTSHSGKNYNFGGFLEEYLGTDVLNAAFPGGGLEGAMLEYLASDAFQNDPPKVLIWEFSPLYDLASDKIHRQLMASLNNGCSGQTELLASEKRLHPGSNEVLVNGQNKLLTLRGNRHQLDLRFSDPSVKRVDATIWYLNGRREQLKLEKPNTVDTDGRFAVELRDEPGWGEQNFFALEIQKPEDSADDLKVQASLCQRPSGPSQQVAQHD